A single window of Candidatus Dormiibacterota bacterium DNA harbors:
- a CDS encoding response regulator gives MSEPTGTRRILVADDDPERLRALVDRLQREGFEVLSAQDGLEALDRAREELPDAIILNLLLRRIDGLRVCEILKSNPATTNIPVLLMAGVHVDADEGKRALAAGADRFLSDLSPLSTGSGRELTAGQDLVQAVRMLLGAEPELEQRPVLLAIDDDPDNRAFLTKAVSKQGFDVVTAPNATQARRQLDGRRPALIFLDVQMPEESGLSLLPQMLRDFPESVVVMMTAYGSEQVAAEALRGGADDYIAKPIDLHRLRELLERNLEKQRLRAERQSLVERLKDSNRYLMRQHAALRQADEEILQVNRQLEQSSRYKSEFLANMSHELRTPLNAIMGFSEILLDVTMNLTSGERTEFLRNIHSSGQHLLGLINDILDLAKIEAGKMDLHAEDMPVTQALQEVTAILEPMARQQGLQLKMVGAAEAGVMKADRSKFKQVLYNLLSNAVKFTPAPGTITVSVRDSAEQLTVSVEDTGIGMKPEDLPKLFREFEQIDGSYTRRYQGTGLGLALCRRFVEMHGGRIWAESQFGKGSIFTFTIPREPRPAPEPPVEEVAQTVESMELPLVLVVEDDPASSQRMTAEIQGVGFRVAHAFDGNEAVRKAMEILPDLVVMETVLPVKDGWQVLQELRARAATADVPVLICSVTQNRQLMDQFGVVGFVAKPWATKTMQDQLRQIGQGIKRRRDRVRVLLVHRDRRALATLAATLVEEGFDVFRAPGLQEALEKARAAAPDVVV, from the coding sequence CCTCAACCTCTTACTGCGCCGGATCGACGGGCTTCGCGTCTGCGAGATCTTGAAGAGCAACCCGGCGACGACGAACATCCCGGTGCTGCTCATGGCCGGCGTGCACGTCGATGCGGACGAAGGCAAGCGCGCACTCGCCGCAGGAGCGGACCGCTTCTTGAGCGATCTGAGTCCACTCTCCACTGGCTCCGGGCGCGAGCTGACGGCCGGCCAGGACCTGGTCCAGGCGGTTCGCATGCTGCTGGGCGCGGAACCGGAGCTGGAACAGCGACCGGTCCTGCTCGCGATCGACGACGACCCAGACAACCGCGCCTTTCTCACGAAGGCGGTGTCGAAACAGGGTTTCGACGTCGTCACGGCACCGAACGCGACGCAGGCGCGGCGGCAGCTCGATGGCCGGCGCCCGGCGCTCATCTTCCTCGACGTGCAAATGCCGGAGGAAAGCGGCTTGAGCCTTTTGCCCCAGATGCTCCGCGACTTTCCCGAGTCGGTGGTCGTGATGATGACGGCCTACGGCTCCGAACAGGTGGCGGCGGAGGCCCTGCGTGGCGGTGCCGACGACTACATCGCGAAACCGATCGACCTGCACCGCCTGCGCGAGCTCCTGGAACGCAACCTGGAGAAACAGCGGCTGCGGGCGGAGCGCCAGAGTCTGGTCGAGCGGCTGAAGGACTCGAACCGGTACTTGATGCGCCAGCACGCCGCGCTCCGGCAGGCGGACGAGGAGATTCTCCAGGTCAACCGTCAGCTGGAGCAGTCGAGCCGCTACAAGTCGGAATTCCTCGCCAATATGTCCCACGAACTACGGACGCCGCTCAATGCCATCATGGGATTCAGCGAGATTCTCCTCGACGTCACCATGAACCTGACGTCAGGCGAGCGCACCGAGTTCCTGCGCAACATCCATAGCAGTGGGCAGCATCTGCTGGGCCTGATCAACGACATCCTCGACCTGGCAAAGATCGAGGCGGGGAAGATGGACCTCCACGCGGAGGACATGCCGGTCACGCAAGCGCTCCAGGAGGTCACCGCCATCCTGGAGCCGATGGCCCGCCAGCAGGGCCTACAGCTGAAGATGGTAGGCGCCGCCGAGGCCGGCGTGATGAAGGCCGACCGTAGCAAGTTCAAGCAAGTGCTCTACAACCTGCTGTCGAACGCCGTGAAGTTCACGCCCGCGCCGGGGACGATCACCGTGAGCGTCAGGGATTCCGCGGAGCAGTTGACCGTCTCCGTCGAGGACACCGGCATCGGCATGAAGCCGGAAGACCTCCCCAAGCTGTTCCGCGAGTTCGAGCAGATCGATGGGTCATACACTCGCCGCTACCAGGGCACCGGCCTGGGGCTGGCGCTCTGCCGGCGGTTCGTCGAGATGCACGGTGGCCGGATCTGGGCGGAGAGCCAATTCGGCAAAGGGTCGATCTTCACCTTCACCATCCCGCGCGAGCCGCGGCCGGCTCCCGAGCCGCCCGTCGAGGAAGTCGCGCAGACGGTCGAAAGCATGGAGCTGCCGCTGGTCCTCGTGGTCGAAGATGACCCGGCCAGCAGCCAGCGGATGACGGCCGAGATCCAGGGAGTCGGCTTCCGCGTGGCGCATGCCTTCGACGGCAACGAGGCGGTGCGCAAGGCCATGGAGATCCTGCCCGACCTGGTCGTCATGGAGACGGTGCTCCCCGTCAAGGACGGCTGGCAGGTCCTCCAGGAGTTGCGCGCCCGGGCCGCCACCGCCGACGTCCCGGTTCTGATCTGCTCGGTGACCCAGAACCGGCAGCTGATGGACCAGTTCGGTGTCGTCGGCTTCGTCGCCAAGCCGTGGGCGACCAAGACGATGCAGGATCAGCTCCGCCAGATCGGCCAGGGGATCAAGCGGCGCCGCGACCGTGTCCGGGTGCTGCTGGTCCACCGCGACCGGCGAGCGCTGGCGACGCTGGCGGCGACCCTGGTCGAAGAGGGCTTCGATGTGTTCCGGGCGCCCGGGCTGCAGGAAGCGCTGGAGAAGGCCCGCGCGGCCGCTCCCGACGTGGTCGTGC